The following coding sequences lie in one Ostrea edulis chromosome 8, xbOstEdul1.1, whole genome shotgun sequence genomic window:
- the LOC125660928 gene encoding ralA-binding protein 1-like isoform X1, which translates to MNTDNLDGADDGKKRDLLGKKRDSKKGQKDQGYVKFDEEDSDTSQLTAEEVKSPSKAKKSKSFFKKQKPKDEKKDKDGKKDEKEREKEGKKEEKEGKKHKMKGKKKVKQEVQPPSEPVEDIKPIFGVPLSVAVERSPSHDGVELPRLFRECVDYIEEHGLSCEGIYRISGVKSKIQALKDCYNRRAPVYLEEHEPNIIASLLKQFLRELPEPVLTKNLMSKFEEASVVRGEIARCEAFRRLINELPSCNRQLLSWMIVHMTHVIQREKENKMSLQNVSIVLSPTMQISHRVLNVLFQTSSKLFSDVEIKKYKPPIKPTTSRWSLELPESLAQMQEELQKQESLLNALHAEINAGSTDQDKEEQLWEVQRIVTQLKRKIKQIQKGTAERKMKEESRPPTVTEDEELKLDLQVPVKQQAPPPPDQTLSTQEEAPPTEQHVPPTEEQAPPTEQHVPPTKEQAPPTEQHVPPTQEQASDVELLSTQEQAHPSSKKDMSSSRQLSPHDLANQEEDNKQSADIYPGANQEQEKDSTETVMSSQNDTTLSSSQPEEKFVEEVKEAGDDPMTETTRVSEADVRDKTEIKHDVVNDEESKEQTEKDKMKNDDVLERNGEIENTKEKVQDEKVWKKKNTRDLGSDQPNEVDPVVLSVKEQDESSDDQFENTAEEILEAERGVTHTWTDESETCVTDQEEGRSQVKRGQQRSGDEGSKEDDDEAAVKKDEQTPDETDGEHILSQMSELEESDQEFVYDDEMMQLLDEEQALILEEEELLAIERELRKKIETERHEAERLNQEIDELKYLRQDSDLEEYSSESESSYESEDEGDLQEILKQLIARNEEEERKNAELCSKIHEERMICLDVKVQIRMIQQRQLENSLSIHAILG; encoded by the exons ATGAATACTGATAACCTGGACG GTGCTGACGATGGAAAGAAGCGGGATCTTCTCGGGAAAAAGCGGGACTCCAAAAAGGGACAGAAGGATCAGGGATACGTCAAATTCGACGAAGAGGACTCGGATACATCTCAGCTCACTGCCGAGGAAGTCAA AAGTCCTTCCAAAGCCAAAAAGTCCAAGTCGTTCTTCAAAAAGCAGAAACCAAAG GATGAGAAGAAAGACAAGGATGGAAAGAAGGAtgaaaaagaaagagagaagGAGGGAAAGAAGGAGGAGAAAGAAGGAAAGAAGCATAAGATGAAAGGGAAGAAGAAAGTCAAACAGGAAGTCCAACCTCCCAGTGAACCAG TTGAGGACATCAAGCCTATTTTTGGAGTGCCGTTGTCGGTTGCCGTGGAGAGGAGCCCGAGTCATGATGGCGTAGAGCTGCCCCGCCTCTTCCGAGAGTGTGTTGACTATATCGAGGAACACG GTCTGTCCTGTGAAGGGATATACAGAATCTCGGGAGTCAAGTCTAAGATACAGGCGTTAAAGGACTGCTATAATCGCAGGGCACCTGTCTACCTCGAGGAACACGAACCCAACATCATTGCCAGCCTCCTCAAGCAGTTCCTCCGAGAACTCCCGGAACCCGTGCTGACAAAGAACCTCATGTCCAAGTTTGAAGAAGCTTCAG tgGTGCGGGGAGAGATTGCCAGGTGTGAAGCTTTCCGTCGACTAATTAATGAACTTCCTAGCTGTAACAGACAGCTGTTGTCGTGGATGATTGTACACATGACCCACGTCATTCAGAGG GAGAAGGAGAACAAAATGAGCCTGCAGAATGTGTCCATTGTGTTGAGTCCCACCATGCAGATCTCGCATCGAGTTCTCAACGTGTTGTTCCAGACCTCCAGCAAGCTATTCTCagatgtagaaatcaaaaa ATACAAACCTCCCATTAAGCCCACCACCTCTCGCTGGTCACTAGAACTCCCAGAATCCCTTGCTCAGATGCAGGAAGAGCTACAGAAGCAGGAATCCTTGCTGAATGCACTCCACGCTGAGATCAATGCAGGCTCAACAGACCAAGACAAAGAAGAGCAGCTGTGGGAGGTGCAACGCATCGTTACTCAACTCAAACGAAAG ataaaacaaattCAGAAAGGAACCGCGgaaagaaaaatgaaagaagaatCGAGACCCCCTACTGTCACAGAAGATGAGGaactcaaacttgatctacAGGTGCCAGTCAAACAACAAGCCCCACCTCCACCAGACCAAACTCTTTCCACACAGGAAGAAGCTCCACCCACAGAGCAACATGTTCCACCCACAGAGGAACAAGCTCCACCCACAGAGCAACATGTTCCGCCCACAAAAGAACAAGCTCCACCCACAGAACAACATGTTCCACCTACACAGGAACAAGCTTCAGATGTGGAACTGCTATCCACACAGGAACAAGCTCATCCTTCATCAAAGAAGGATATGTCTAGTTCTCGGCAACTTTCTCCCCACGATCTAGCCAATCAGGAGGAGGATAACAAACAGTCAGCTGATATTTATCCAGGAGCCAATCAGGAACAAGAAAAAGACTCAACTGAAACAGTCATGTCCAGTCAGAACGATACAACACTCTCCAGCTCACAACCAGAGGAGAAATTTGTTGAAGAGGTAAAAGAAGCAGGTGATGATCCAATGACTGAGACCACTAGAGTCTCAGAGGCTGATGTCAGAGATAAGACTGAAATCAAACACGATGTTGTTAATGATGAAGAATCCAAAGAGCAAACAGAGAAAGATAAAATGAAGAATGACGATGTCCTAGAGAGGAATGGGGAAATTGAGAATACAAAGGAAAAG GTACAAGATGAGAAggtctggaaaaaaaagaataccaGAGATCTAGGATCTGATCAACCGAATGAGGTGGACCCAGTAGTTTTATCGGTGAAGGAACAGGATGAGTCTTCTGATGACCAGTTTGAAAACACCGCAGAGGAAATTCTAGAGGCAGAAAGGGGCGTGACGCACACTTGGACAGATGAGAGTGAGACTTGTGTAACGGATCAGGAGGAAGGAAGGTCACAGGTAAAGAGAGGTCAACAGAGGTCAGGTGATGAGGGGTCGAAGGAGGATGACGATGAGGCGGCTGTGAAGAAAGACGAACAGACTCCAGATGAAACAGACGGAGAACACATACTGAGCCAAATGTCTGAACTGGAAGAAAGCG ACCAGGAGTTTGTGTACGATGATGAGATGATGCAGCTTTTGGATGAAGAACAGGCTCTTATACTAGAGGAGGAGGAGCTTTTAGCTATAG AAAGAGAACTCAGAAAGAAGATTGAGACAGAGCGTCACGAGGCTGAGAGATTGAATCAAGAAATCGATGAGCTCAAATACCTCCGACAGGACTCAGATTTAGAGGAGTACAGCTCGGAGTCAGAGAGCAGCTACGAAAGTGAGGATGAGGGTGACCTTCAGGAAATCCTGAAGCAGCTTATAGCTCGTAATGAGGAAGAAGAG